The Bos indicus x Bos taurus breed Angus x Brahman F1 hybrid chromosome 11, Bos_hybrid_MaternalHap_v2.0, whole genome shotgun sequence genome includes a region encoding these proteins:
- the LCN12 gene encoding epididymal-specific lipocalin-12 isoform X3 has product MRQEARRPAAGHRAAPCPSSVQAQPRQTPAGSLQILTSSRSLGGQGLSANTTSRSLHCCCQSSVFAWQGQGTRSCLPAQIQGPARALPGTSRPRNTVLRACASGAFRVWFQAEEWSAGGPDGGHRWVGHTAPELPGLRSPPRGKAPGLLGLVSGPSWWVHLGAAPGKGPAGFWNLLPACPPPQGQRCVTWSYELISQSQPGTFSVDHSGEPGADPEEIQVYDTDYASFALLLSKKQSDLQRILRAEYGLFRPRCWTSSSAWSELRASRMTASSFQT; this is encoded by the exons ATGAGACAGGAAGCCCGGAGGCCAGCAGCGGGGCACAGagcagccccctgccccagctctgTGCAGGCTCAGCCACGCCAGACCCCAGCGGGGAGTCTCCAAATCCTTACCAGCTCCCGATCCCTCGGGGGGCAGGGACTCAGTGCAAACACCACCTCCAGAAGCCTCCACTGTTGCTGTCAGTCGAGTGTGTTTGCCTGGCAGGGTCAGGGCACCAGGTCCTGCCTCCCAGCTCAAATCCAGGGCCCAGCCAGAGCTCTCCCAGGCACGTCACGGCCCAGAAACACCGTCCTTCGAGCGTGTGCCTCGGGTGCATTTCGGGTCTGGTTCCAGGCCGAGGAATGGTCAGCGGGTGGACCTGATGGAGGCCACAGATGGGTGGGCCACACGGCGCCAGAGCTCCCAGGGCTGAGGTCCCCTCCACGGGGCAAAGCCCCAGGGCTGCTGGGGCTCGTGAGTGGGCCCTCCTGGTGGGTCCACCTGGGGGCAGCCCCTGGGAAAGGCCCGGCCGGGTTCTGGAACCTTCTTCCTGCCTGTCCCCCTCCCCAGGGCCAGCGCTGTGTCACCTGGTCATATGAGCTTATTTCGCAGTCCCAGCCTGGGACGTTCTCGGTGGATCACAGTGGAG AGCCCGGGGCGGACCCCGAGGAGATCCAAGTGTATGACACGGACTACGCGTCCTTCGCCCTCCTACTCTCCAAAAAGCAGTCGGACCTGCAGAGGATCCTCAGG GCAGAATATGGGCTATTCAGACCCAGGTGCTGGACAAGTTCGTCTGCCTGGTCCGAGCTCAGGGCCTCTCGGATGACAGCATCGTCTTTCCAGACCTGA
- the LCN12 gene encoding epididymal-specific lipocalin-12 isoform X1, with protein MRQEARRPAAGHRAAPCPSSVQAQPRQTPAGSLQILTSSRSLGGQGLSANTTSRSLHCCCQSSVFAWQGQGTRSCLPAQIQGPARALPGTSRPRNTVLRACASGAFRVWFQAEEWSAGGPDGGHRWVGHTAPELPGLRSPPRGKAPGLLGLVSGPSWWVHLGAAPGKGPAGFWNLLPACPPPQGQRCVTWSYELISQSQPGTFSVDHSGEPGADPEEIQVYDTDYASFALLLSKKQSDLQRILRVSLLCRIWAIQTQVLDKFVCLVRAQGLSDDSIVFPDLTGGLLHQLASARGLGALRGSCGSPAHTCGPSVGSQLPQGSA; from the exons ATGAGACAGGAAGCCCGGAGGCCAGCAGCGGGGCACAGagcagccccctgccccagctctgTGCAGGCTCAGCCACGCCAGACCCCAGCGGGGAGTCTCCAAATCCTTACCAGCTCCCGATCCCTCGGGGGGCAGGGACTCAGTGCAAACACCACCTCCAGAAGCCTCCACTGTTGCTGTCAGTCGAGTGTGTTTGCCTGGCAGGGTCAGGGCACCAGGTCCTGCCTCCCAGCTCAAATCCAGGGCCCAGCCAGAGCTCTCCCAGGCACGTCACGGCCCAGAAACACCGTCCTTCGAGCGTGTGCCTCGGGTGCATTTCGGGTCTGGTTCCAGGCCGAGGAATGGTCAGCGGGTGGACCTGATGGAGGCCACAGATGGGTGGGCCACACGGCGCCAGAGCTCCCAGGGCTGAGGTCCCCTCCACGGGGCAAAGCCCCAGGGCTGCTGGGGCTCGTGAGTGGGCCCTCCTGGTGGGTCCACCTGGGGGCAGCCCCTGGGAAAGGCCCGGCCGGGTTCTGGAACCTTCTTCCTGCCTGTCCCCCTCCCCAGGGCCAGCGCTGTGTCACCTGGTCATATGAGCTTATTTCGCAGTCCCAGCCTGGGACGTTCTCGGTGGATCACAGTGGAG AGCCCGGGGCGGACCCCGAGGAGATCCAAGTGTATGACACGGACTACGCGTCCTTCGCCCTCCTACTCTCCAAAAAGCAGTCGGACCTGCAGAGGATCCTCAGGGTCAGCCTGCTGT GCAGAATATGGGCTATTCAGACCCAGGTGCTGGACAAGTTCGTCTGCCTGGTCCGAGCTCAGGGCCTCTCGGATGACAGCATCGTCTTTCCAGACCTGACAGGTGGGCTTCTGCACCAGCTGGCGTCTGCCCGGGGCCTCGGAGCCCTGCGGGGGTCCTGCGGGAGCCCGGCCCACACCTGTGGCCCAAGCGTGGGGTCCCAGCTACCCCAGGGTTCAGCCTGA
- the LCN12 gene encoding epididymal-specific lipocalin-12 isoform X2, which translates to MRQEARRPAAGHRAAPCPSSVQAQPRQTPAGSLQILTSSRSLGGQGLSANTTSRSLHCCCQSSVFAWQGQGTRSCLPAQIQGPARALPGTSRPRNTVLRACASGAFRVWFQAEEWSAGGPDGGHRWVGHTAPELPGLRSPPRGKAPGLLGLVSGPSWWVHLGAAPGKGPAGFWNLLPACPPPQGQRCVTWSYELISQSQPGTFSVDHSGEPGADPEEIQVYDTDYASFALLLSKKQSDLQRILRVSLLCRIWAIQTQVLDKFVCLVRAQGLSDDSIVFPDLTEWSVLPEKC; encoded by the exons ATGAGACAGGAAGCCCGGAGGCCAGCAGCGGGGCACAGagcagccccctgccccagctctgTGCAGGCTCAGCCACGCCAGACCCCAGCGGGGAGTCTCCAAATCCTTACCAGCTCCCGATCCCTCGGGGGGCAGGGACTCAGTGCAAACACCACCTCCAGAAGCCTCCACTGTTGCTGTCAGTCGAGTGTGTTTGCCTGGCAGGGTCAGGGCACCAGGTCCTGCCTCCCAGCTCAAATCCAGGGCCCAGCCAGAGCTCTCCCAGGCACGTCACGGCCCAGAAACACCGTCCTTCGAGCGTGTGCCTCGGGTGCATTTCGGGTCTGGTTCCAGGCCGAGGAATGGTCAGCGGGTGGACCTGATGGAGGCCACAGATGGGTGGGCCACACGGCGCCAGAGCTCCCAGGGCTGAGGTCCCCTCCACGGGGCAAAGCCCCAGGGCTGCTGGGGCTCGTGAGTGGGCCCTCCTGGTGGGTCCACCTGGGGGCAGCCCCTGGGAAAGGCCCGGCCGGGTTCTGGAACCTTCTTCCTGCCTGTCCCCCTCCCCAGGGCCAGCGCTGTGTCACCTGGTCATATGAGCTTATTTCGCAGTCCCAGCCTGGGACGTTCTCGGTGGATCACAGTGGAG AGCCCGGGGCGGACCCCGAGGAGATCCAAGTGTATGACACGGACTACGCGTCCTTCGCCCTCCTACTCTCCAAAAAGCAGTCGGACCTGCAGAGGATCCTCAGGGTCAGCCTGCTGT GCAGAATATGGGCTATTCAGACCCAGGTGCTGGACAAGTTCGTCTGCCTGGTCCGAGCTCAGGGCCTCTCGGATGACAGCATCGTCTTTCCAGACCTGACAG AGTGGTCAGTCCTGCCTgagaaatgctga